A stretch of the Macaca mulatta isolate MMU2019108-1 chromosome 16, T2T-MMU8v2.0, whole genome shotgun sequence genome encodes the following:
- the LOC720011 gene encoding TBC1 domain family member 3B-like isoform X1 encodes MVIIEDADSLRAQERENIIMNYEKGHRAGLLKDMGPEPVGIYNNIDRFGIVQSCPSWESAPQEGPCPPFPVSFPGLSAELDRDIACPFWGLGPSLGELQALCRSSVLPGLSYSETELPPATAREVKQMRREITRKSKWMEMLGQWETYKNSKKLIDRVYKGIPMNIRGQVWSVLLNIQEVKSKNPRTYKVMKEKGKRSSEHIHQIDVDLSRTLRTHIFFRDRYGTKQRELFYILLAYSEYNPEVGYCRDLSHIAALFLLYLPEEDAFWALVQLLARERHSLQGFHSPNDGTIQGLQDHQEHVVPTSQPKTRWHLDKEGLCVQDSSLGWLLQTLNDGFSLGLTLRLWDVYLLEGEQVLMPMTSIAFKVQRKRLMKTSRSGLWARFRNLFFHTWELDDDSVLKHLRASMKKLTRKQGDLPPPAKPEQGSSAPRPVLTSSGRMTLCKGDRQAPPGPPARFQRPIWLVSPPWAPRSSTSCPGVAVREDTYPVGTQDVPSPVPAQGRPQGSWRFLEWNSMPRLPTDLDVGGPWFPHYDFEQSCWVRAVSQEDQLATCWQAEHPAEGVRLAFTSLSHNVDVDFQPCPAPSTDSNQDSSLTARDEQQCAPTSGPCLCHLYLENSHFPPGF; translated from the exons ATGGTAATCATAGAGGATGCAGATAGTTTGCGGGCACAGGAGCGAGAGAATATCATCATGAACTATGAGAAG GGACACCGAGCTGGGCTGCTAAAGGACATGGGGCCTGAGCCTGTTGGAATCTACAACAACATTGATCGCTTTGGGATTGTGCA GTCCTGCCCCTCCTGGGAGTCAGCCCCACAGGAAGGCCCTTgtcctcccttccctgtgtctTTTCCTGGACTGAGCGCTGAGCTGGATAGGGATATAGCCTGTCCTTTCTGGGGGTTGGGTCCCAGTCTCGGGGAGCTCCAGGCCCTGTGCAGGTCCTCAGTTCTGCCTGGGTTGTCTTACAGTGAGACagagctgcctcctgccactgcTCGGGAGGTGAAG CAAATGCGGCGGGAGATAACACGAAAGAGCAAGTGGATGGAAATGCTGGGACAGTGGGAGACATATAAGAACAGTAAAAAG CTGATAGATCGAGTATATAAGGGCATTCCCATGAACATCCGGGGCCAAGTGTGGTCAGTCCTGCTGAACATACAGGAAGTCAAGTCGAAAAACCCCAGAACATACAAG GTCATGAAGGAGAAGGGCAAGAGGTCATCTGAACACATCCACCAGATCGATGTGGACTTGAGCAGGACATTAAGGACTCACATCTTCTTCAGGGATCGATACGGAACCAA GCAGCGGGAACTATTCTACATCCTCCTGGCATATTCGGAGTATAACCCG GAGGTGGGCTACTGCAGGGATCTGAGCCACATCGCGGCCTTGTTCCTCCTGTATCTGCCTGAGGAGGATGCATTCTGGGCACTGGTGCAGCTGCTGGCCAGGGAGAGGCACTCCCTGCAGG GATTCCACAGCCCAAATGACGGGACAATCCAGGGCCTCCAAGACCATCAGGAGCATGTGGTCCCAACGTCACAACCCAAGACCAGGTGGCATCTG GACAAGGAAGGTCTTTGCGTGCAGGATTCCTCCTTAGGCTGGCTTCTCCAGACGTTGAATGACGGG TTCTCTCTTGGGCTCACCCTGCGCCTGTGGGACGTGTATTTGCTGGAAGGAGAACAGGTGTTGATGCCGATGACAAGCATTGCCTTTAAAGTTCAGAGGA AGCGCCTCATGAAGACATCCAGGTCTGGCCTGTGGGCACGGTTTCGGAACCTGTTCTTCCACACCTGGGAGTTGGATGATGACTCTGTGCTCAAGCATCTTAGGGCCTCTATGAAGAAACTAACAAGGAAGCAAGGGGACCTGCCACCCCCAG CCAAACCCGAGCAAGGGTCCTCGGCACCGAGGCCTGTGCTGACTTCAAGTGGCAGAATGACCCTCTGCAAGGGGGACAGGcaggcccctccaggcccaccaGCCCGGTTCCAGCGGCCCATTTGGTTAGTTTCCCCACCATGGGCACCTCGTTCTTCCACATCTTGTCCTGGTGTGGCTGTCCGGGAAGACACCTACCCTGTGGGCACTCAGGATGTGCCCAGCCCGGTCCCGGCTCAGGGAAGACCTCAGGGTTCCTGGAGATTCCTGGAGTGGAACTCGATGCCCCGGCTCCCGACGGACCTGGATGTAGGGGGCCCTTGGTTCCCCCATTATGATTTCGAACAGAGCTGCTGGGTCCGTG CCGTATCCCAGGAAGACCAGCTGGCCACCTGCTGGCAGGCGGAACATCCTGCGGAGGGGGTGAGATTGGCTTTCACTTCACTGAGCCACAATGTGGACGTGGACTTCCAGCCCTGCCCTGCACCCAGCACTGATTCCAACCAGGACAGCTCCTTAACAGCTAGGGACGAGCAGCAGTGcgctcccacctcagggccttgcCTCTGTCACCTCTACTTGGAAAATTCTCATTTCCCTCCAGGGTTCTAG
- the LOC720011 gene encoding TBC1 domain family member 3G-like isoform X3 encodes MVIIEDADSLRAQERENIIMNYEKGHRAGLLKDMGPEPVGIYNNIDRFGIVHETELPPATAREVKQMRREITRKSKWMEMLGQWETYKNSKKLIDRVYKGIPMNIRGQVWSVLLNIQEVKSKNPRTYKVMKEKGKRSSEHIHQIDVDLSRTLRTHIFFRDRYGTKQRELFYILLAYSEYNPEVGYCRDLSHIAALFLLYLPEEDAFWALVQLLARERHSLQGFHSPNDGTIQGLQDHQEHVVPTSQPKTRWHLFSLGLTLRLWDVYLLEGEQVLMPMTSIAFKVQRKRLMKTSRSGLWARFRNLFFHTWELDDDSVLKHLRASMKKLTRKQGDLPPPAKPEQGSSAPRPVLTSSGRMTLCKGDRQAPPGPPARFQRPIWLVSPPWAPRSSTSCPGVAVREDTYPVGTQDVPSPVPAQGRPQGSWRFLEWNSMPRLPTDLDVGGPWFPHYDFEQSCWVRAVSQEDQLATCWQAEHPAEGVRLAFTSLSHNVDVDFQPCPAPSTDSNQDSSLTARDEQQCAPTSGPCLCHLYLENSHFPPGF; translated from the exons ATGGTAATCATAGAGGATGCAGATAGTTTGCGGGCACAGGAGCGAGAGAATATCATCATGAACTATGAGAAG GGACACCGAGCTGGGCTGCTAAAGGACATGGGGCCTGAGCCTGTTGGAATCTACAACAACATTGATCGCTTTGGGATTGTGCA TGAGACagagctgcctcctgccactgcTCGGGAGGTGAAG CAAATGCGGCGGGAGATAACACGAAAGAGCAAGTGGATGGAAATGCTGGGACAGTGGGAGACATATAAGAACAGTAAAAAG CTGATAGATCGAGTATATAAGGGCATTCCCATGAACATCCGGGGCCAAGTGTGGTCAGTCCTGCTGAACATACAGGAAGTCAAGTCGAAAAACCCCAGAACATACAAG GTCATGAAGGAGAAGGGCAAGAGGTCATCTGAACACATCCACCAGATCGATGTGGACTTGAGCAGGACATTAAGGACTCACATCTTCTTCAGGGATCGATACGGAACCAA GCAGCGGGAACTATTCTACATCCTCCTGGCATATTCGGAGTATAACCCG GAGGTGGGCTACTGCAGGGATCTGAGCCACATCGCGGCCTTGTTCCTCCTGTATCTGCCTGAGGAGGATGCATTCTGGGCACTGGTGCAGCTGCTGGCCAGGGAGAGGCACTCCCTGCAGG GATTCCACAGCCCAAATGACGGGACAATCCAGGGCCTCCAAGACCATCAGGAGCATGTGGTCCCAACGTCACAACCCAAGACCAGGTGGCATCTG TTCTCTCTTGGGCTCACCCTGCGCCTGTGGGACGTGTATTTGCTGGAAGGAGAACAGGTGTTGATGCCGATGACAAGCATTGCCTTTAAAGTTCAGAGGA AGCGCCTCATGAAGACATCCAGGTCTGGCCTGTGGGCACGGTTTCGGAACCTGTTCTTCCACACCTGGGAGTTGGATGATGACTCTGTGCTCAAGCATCTTAGGGCCTCTATGAAGAAACTAACAAGGAAGCAAGGGGACCTGCCACCCCCAG CCAAACCCGAGCAAGGGTCCTCGGCACCGAGGCCTGTGCTGACTTCAAGTGGCAGAATGACCCTCTGCAAGGGGGACAGGcaggcccctccaggcccaccaGCCCGGTTCCAGCGGCCCATTTGGTTAGTTTCCCCACCATGGGCACCTCGTTCTTCCACATCTTGTCCTGGTGTGGCTGTCCGGGAAGACACCTACCCTGTGGGCACTCAGGATGTGCCCAGCCCGGTCCCGGCTCAGGGAAGACCTCAGGGTTCCTGGAGATTCCTGGAGTGGAACTCGATGCCCCGGCTCCCGACGGACCTGGATGTAGGGGGCCCTTGGTTCCCCCATTATGATTTCGAACAGAGCTGCTGGGTCCGTG CCGTATCCCAGGAAGACCAGCTGGCCACCTGCTGGCAGGCGGAACATCCTGCGGAGGGGGTGAGATTGGCTTTCACTTCACTGAGCCACAATGTGGACGTGGACTTCCAGCCCTGCCCTGCACCCAGCACTGATTCCAACCAGGACAGCTCCTTAACAGCTAGGGACGAGCAGCAGTGcgctcccacctcagggccttgcCTCTGTCACCTCTACTTGGAAAATTCTCATTTCCCTCCAGGGTTCTAG
- the LOC720011 gene encoding TBC1 domain family member 3B-like isoform X2, which yields MVIIEDADSLRAQERENIIMNYEKGHRAGLLKDMGPEPVGIYNNIDRFGIVHETELPPATAREVKQMRREITRKSKWMEMLGQWETYKNSKKLIDRVYKGIPMNIRGQVWSVLLNIQEVKSKNPRTYKVMKEKGKRSSEHIHQIDVDLSRTLRTHIFFRDRYGTKQRELFYILLAYSEYNPEVGYCRDLSHIAALFLLYLPEEDAFWALVQLLARERHSLQGFHSPNDGTIQGLQDHQEHVVPTSQPKTRWHLDKEGLCVQDSSLGWLLQTLNDGFSLGLTLRLWDVYLLEGEQVLMPMTSIAFKVQRKRLMKTSRSGLWARFRNLFFHTWELDDDSVLKHLRASMKKLTRKQGDLPPPAKPEQGSSAPRPVLTSSGRMTLCKGDRQAPPGPPARFQRPIWLVSPPWAPRSSTSCPGVAVREDTYPVGTQDVPSPVPAQGRPQGSWRFLEWNSMPRLPTDLDVGGPWFPHYDFEQSCWVRAVSQEDQLATCWQAEHPAEGVRLAFTSLSHNVDVDFQPCPAPSTDSNQDSSLTARDEQQCAPTSGPCLCHLYLENSHFPPGF from the exons ATGGTAATCATAGAGGATGCAGATAGTTTGCGGGCACAGGAGCGAGAGAATATCATCATGAACTATGAGAAG GGACACCGAGCTGGGCTGCTAAAGGACATGGGGCCTGAGCCTGTTGGAATCTACAACAACATTGATCGCTTTGGGATTGTGCA TGAGACagagctgcctcctgccactgcTCGGGAGGTGAAG CAAATGCGGCGGGAGATAACACGAAAGAGCAAGTGGATGGAAATGCTGGGACAGTGGGAGACATATAAGAACAGTAAAAAG CTGATAGATCGAGTATATAAGGGCATTCCCATGAACATCCGGGGCCAAGTGTGGTCAGTCCTGCTGAACATACAGGAAGTCAAGTCGAAAAACCCCAGAACATACAAG GTCATGAAGGAGAAGGGCAAGAGGTCATCTGAACACATCCACCAGATCGATGTGGACTTGAGCAGGACATTAAGGACTCACATCTTCTTCAGGGATCGATACGGAACCAA GCAGCGGGAACTATTCTACATCCTCCTGGCATATTCGGAGTATAACCCG GAGGTGGGCTACTGCAGGGATCTGAGCCACATCGCGGCCTTGTTCCTCCTGTATCTGCCTGAGGAGGATGCATTCTGGGCACTGGTGCAGCTGCTGGCCAGGGAGAGGCACTCCCTGCAGG GATTCCACAGCCCAAATGACGGGACAATCCAGGGCCTCCAAGACCATCAGGAGCATGTGGTCCCAACGTCACAACCCAAGACCAGGTGGCATCTG GACAAGGAAGGTCTTTGCGTGCAGGATTCCTCCTTAGGCTGGCTTCTCCAGACGTTGAATGACGGG TTCTCTCTTGGGCTCACCCTGCGCCTGTGGGACGTGTATTTGCTGGAAGGAGAACAGGTGTTGATGCCGATGACAAGCATTGCCTTTAAAGTTCAGAGGA AGCGCCTCATGAAGACATCCAGGTCTGGCCTGTGGGCACGGTTTCGGAACCTGTTCTTCCACACCTGGGAGTTGGATGATGACTCTGTGCTCAAGCATCTTAGGGCCTCTATGAAGAAACTAACAAGGAAGCAAGGGGACCTGCCACCCCCAG CCAAACCCGAGCAAGGGTCCTCGGCACCGAGGCCTGTGCTGACTTCAAGTGGCAGAATGACCCTCTGCAAGGGGGACAGGcaggcccctccaggcccaccaGCCCGGTTCCAGCGGCCCATTTGGTTAGTTTCCCCACCATGGGCACCTCGTTCTTCCACATCTTGTCCTGGTGTGGCTGTCCGGGAAGACACCTACCCTGTGGGCACTCAGGATGTGCCCAGCCCGGTCCCGGCTCAGGGAAGACCTCAGGGTTCCTGGAGATTCCTGGAGTGGAACTCGATGCCCCGGCTCCCGACGGACCTGGATGTAGGGGGCCCTTGGTTCCCCCATTATGATTTCGAACAGAGCTGCTGGGTCCGTG CCGTATCCCAGGAAGACCAGCTGGCCACCTGCTGGCAGGCGGAACATCCTGCGGAGGGGGTGAGATTGGCTTTCACTTCACTGAGCCACAATGTGGACGTGGACTTCCAGCCCTGCCCTGCACCCAGCACTGATTCCAACCAGGACAGCTCCTTAACAGCTAGGGACGAGCAGCAGTGcgctcccacctcagggccttgcCTCTGTCACCTCTACTTGGAAAATTCTCATTTCCCTCCAGGGTTCTAG